The Salinicoccus roseus genome window below encodes:
- a CDS encoding GNAT family N-acetyltransferase: MWHIRAFDELDVLTLEEIYRLRTAVFVVEQECAYQEVDGVDPECTHIYKTDDTGITAYLRIVHGDPLSIGRVIVREDRRGTGLGQELMNQAMEYVHTHFKGERIYLHGQAHLEKFYQSFGFRTTSEVHLEDGIPHLDMEYKEG, translated from the coding sequence ATGTGGCATATCAGAGCATTTGACGAACTGGATGTCCTCACATTGGAGGAAATCTATAGACTCAGGACCGCCGTGTTCGTGGTGGAGCAGGAATGCGCCTATCAGGAAGTCGATGGGGTGGATCCTGAATGTACACATATCTATAAGACGGATGATACGGGGATCACCGCCTATCTGAGGATCGTTCACGGAGATCCATTATCCATTGGACGGGTTATCGTCAGGGAAGACCGCCGGGGCACCGGGCTCGGACAGGAACTCATGAACCAGGCCATGGAATATGTACATACACACTTCAAGGGTGAACGGATCTACCTGCATGGTCAGGCGCACCTGGAGAAATTCTACCAGTCATTCGGGTTCAGGACGACTTCCGAAGTCCACCTTGAGGATGGCATACC